A genomic region of Polypterus senegalus isolate Bchr_013 chromosome 17, ASM1683550v1, whole genome shotgun sequence contains the following coding sequences:
- the nptx1l gene encoding neuronal pentraxin 1 like, translated as MRATMRSFPLKFPLLALLLLEGTCQDFGQTRFICTSVPANMDMCAATMQNSGLAEDLKNTVMQLRDTVLQQKETIMNQKETIKELTAKLSRCESQSMTEPVPGEAKAGSRRKETGSSKNTMGDVSRAPAETLSQLGQTLQSLKQRLENLEQMSRNNGSAQANSLKELLQSKIDDLERQVLSRVNSLEEGKPGLRNETEQRGKVESTLTSLHQRISDLEKGQKDNRPLDKFQLTFPLRTNYMYAKVKKSLPEMYAFTVCMWIKSNASPGVGTPFSYAVPGQTNELVLIEWGNNPMEILINDKVAKLPFIINDGKWHHICVTWTTRDGVWEAFQDGMMRGNGENLAPYHPIKPLGVLVLGQEQDTLGGGFDATQAFVGELANFNIWDRKLSPGEIYNLATCNNKALVGNVISWSESNIDIYGGATKWTFEACRQIN; from the exons ATGCGGGCGACTATGCGCTCGTTCCCCCTCAAATTTCCGTTGCTGGCTCTCTTGCTCCTGGAGGGCACATGCCAAGATTTTGGACAGACCCGCTTCATCTGCACCTCTGTTCCCGCGAACATGGACATGTGCGCCGCGACGATGCAGAACAGCGGGCTGGCCGAGGACCTGAAGAATACGGTGATGCAGCTAAGGGACACTGTCCTGCAGCAGAAGGAAACCATCATGAACCAAAAAGAGACGATCAAAGAGCTGACTGCCAAACTGAGCCGATGTGAGAGCCAGAGTATGACGGAGCCCGTTCCGGGAGAAGCAAAAGCGGGTTCAAGGAGGAAGGAAACGGGATCCTCCAAAAACACCATGGGGGACGTATCGCGGGCGCCGGCCGAAACGTTGAGCCAACTGGGGCAAACTTTACAGTCACTGAAGCAGCGGCTCGAAAACCTGGAG CAAATGAGCAGGAATAACGGATCAGCGCAAGCGAACAGCCTCAAGGAGCTTCTGCAGAGCAAGATCGACGACCTGGAAAGACAGGTTCTGTCCCGGGTCAACAGTTTGGAAGAAGGGAAGCCCGGCTTGAGAAACGAGACCGAGCAGAGGGGCAAAGTGGAGTCGACACTAACCTCGCTGCACCAGAGGATAAGCGATTTGGAGAAGG GTCAGAAGGACAACAGGCCACTTGATAAATTCCAGCTGACCTTTCCGCTGCGGACCAATTACATGTACGCCAAAGTGAAGAAGAGCCTGCCCGAGATGTACGCCTTCACCGTGTGTATGTGGATTAAATCCAACGCGTCCCCCGGTGTCGGCACCCCCTTCTCGTACGCGGTGCCGGGGCAGACCAACGAACTTGTGCTCATCGAGTGGGGCAACAACCCAATGGAGATCCTCATTAATGACAAG GTGGCGAAGCTGCCCTTCATCATTAATGACGGAAAATGGCATCACATCTGCGTCACTTGGACCACCCGAGATGGTGTGTGGGAGGCATTTCAAGATGGCATGATGCGAGGCAATGGGGAGAATCTGGCCCCCTACCATCCCATTAAGCCACTGGGAGTACTGGTCTTGGGCCAGGAGCAG GACACTCTGGGCGGGGGATTTGATGCCACCCAAGCCTTCGTGGGAGAGCTCGCCAATTTCAATATCTGGGACAGAAAGCTGTCACCTGGGGAGATTTACAATCTGGCCACCTGCAACAACAAGGCTCTCGTAGGGAACGTCATCTCCTGGTCAGAAAGCAATATCGACATCTATGGTGGGGCTACCAAGTGGACATTCGAGGCGTGCCGCCAGATCAACTAG